The sequence below is a genomic window from Leisingera sp. M658.
GCAAGGCGTTTGCCTCTGACCGGGCGGCGCTGTCGGCGGCCAAGGTGGCGATCAACAAGAAATGGGACAAGAAGATCGACGAACCGGCGCGCCAGTTCTTCTATCTGCCCCTGATGCATTCCGAAAACCTGTGCGACCAGGAACGCTGCATCCGGCTGATGCTGGAACGGATGCCCCGGACCGGCACCAGCAACCTGCTGCATGCCCGGGCCCACCGCGAGGTGATCCGCCAGTTCGGCCGCTTCCCCTACCGCAACGAGGCGCTGCACCGCGCCAGCACCGCGCCGGAGCTGGATTACGTGATGGCGGGCGGCTACGGCGAGACCGTGCGGCAAGTGCAAGCTGCCGGCTGAACCCGGATCTGAAGCAATAGAAAACGCCGCGCCCTGAAAGGGGCGCGGCGTTTTCCATTGGGGGGCGCCAGCCGCTGTCTTTCCCCGGTGAATGCAAAATTGTGCTGGCAGGATGTTTGCCTGCAGCATAGCCTGTTCAGACGGCGTTGCGCTGTTTCTTGCATGGCCGCTATGCCGCAGTAGAGGATGATTGCAGCGCAGAAAAAAATAGTTTAACGGTAAACTAGTTTTGGAACCTGTTCGAGGGCGAGGGAGCACTATGGCCGCACAATCTTATGACGTGATCGTAATCGGCGCCGGGCCGGGGGGCTATGTCGCGGCCATCCGTGCCGCACAGCTGGGTCTGAAAACCTGCATTGTCGAGCGCGAGCATATGGGCGGTATCTGCCTCAATTGGGGCTGTATCCCGACCAAGGCGCTGCTGCGCTCCTCTGAGGTGTTCCACCTGATGGAGCGGGCCAAGGATTTCGGCCTGAAAGCGGAAAATATCGGCTATGATCTGGACGCGGTGGTGAAACGCTCGCGCGGGGTGGCGAAACAGCTGTCCTCCGGCATCGGCCATCTGATGAAGAAGAACAAGATTGCTGTGGTGATGGGCGAGGCGTCCCTCCCGTCCAAGGGCAAGGTGTCGGTCAAGACCGACAAAGGCACCGAAGAGCTGACCGCCAAGAATATCGTGCTGGCCACCGGTGCACGGGCGCGTGAGCTGCCGGGGTTGGAGGCCGACGGCGATCTGGTCTGGACCTACAAGCACGCGCTGCAACCGCCACGGATGCCAAAGAAGCTGCTGGTCATCGGCTCGGGCGCGATCGGCATTGAATTTGCCAGCTTCTATAACACGCTGGGTGCTGACACCACGGTGGTTGAGGTGATGGACCGGGTGCTGCCGGTGGAAGACGCCGAGATTTCGGCCTTTGCCAAGAAGGCCTTTGTCAAACAGGGCATGAAGATCATGGAGAAAGCCATGGTCAAGCAGTTGGACCGCGGTAAGGGTAAGGTAACGGCCCATATCGAGGTTGGCGGCAAGATCGAGAAACAGGAATTCGACACCGTGATTTCTGCCGTGGGCATCGTTGGCAATGTTGAGGGGTTGGGTCTGGAAGGTCTGGGCGTCAAGGTTGACCGTACCCATGTTGTGACCGACGAATACTGCCGCACCGGAGTTGATGGACTTTACGCCATCGGCGACATCGCCGGCGCACCCTGGCTGGCGCATAAGGCGTCGCATGAAGGCGTCATGGTGGCCGAGCTGATTGCGGGCAAACACGCCCATCCGGTGAAACCCGAAAGCATTGCCGGCTGCACCTATTGCCAGCCGCAAGTGGCCTCGGTCGGTTACACCGAGGCGAAGGCCAAGGAGCTGGGCTATGACATCAAGGTCGGCCGCTTCCCCTTCATCGGCAACGGTAAGGCGATTGCGCTGGGAGAGGCGGAGGGCATGGTGAAGACCGTCTTTGACGCCAAGACCGGTGAGCTGCTGGGTGCCCATATGGTTGGCGCCGAAGTGACTGAGCTGATTCAGGGCTATGTGGTGGGCCGCCAGCTGGAAACCACCGAGGAAGATCTGATGAACACCGTATTCCCGCATCCGACGCTGTCGGAGATGATGCATGAATCGGTGTTGGATGCCTACGGCCGGGTGATCCATATGTAAGCTGCGCATGCAGCGGAGTTAGAAAAGGCGGCCTGTGACGGGCCGCCTTTTTCTTTGGCGGCTGGGCTCTGGTCCCGGCGCCGGGTCCGGGGTAACCAGAGGCTGATCAAGTGATACAACAGGGGCAGCGGCCATGACGGCATCCGGAAATTCGCGCTGGGGGCTGATCCTGGCGGTCTGGGGCGCAGGCCTGGGGGCGGCTGCGCAATACGGCAAGATCAGTGTGATCTTTGGCCGGATGGGGGAGCTGTACCCGGAGGCGGGCAACGCGATCAGCTTTTCCGTGTCGCTGGTCGGGACTTTGGGCATTCTGCTGGGGGCTGTGGCGGGGCTGTATGTGGCGGCCTTTGGCTACCGGCGCACGCTGGTCTGGGCGCTGTGGGCGGGGGCGGCGATGTCTGCTCTGCAAGCGCTGCATCTGCCGTTCGGGGTGTTTCTGGCGTCCCGAGTGGTCGAGGGGCTGTCGCATCTGGGCATTGTGGTTGCCGGGCCGGTGCTGATTGCGCAGCTTAGCTCAGACAGTGGGCGCGGGCTGGCGATGACCCTGTGGAGTACCTTCTTTGCCGTCGCCTTTACCCTGCTGGCCTGGTTCGGCCTGCCGCTGGCGGATGCCTGGGGATTGCTGGCGCTATTCGTTGCACATGCGGGCGTAATGGCGGGACTGGCGCTGCTGCTGGGCTTTTCTTTGCGCGATGTACCCGTGCCGGA
It includes:
- a CDS encoding DUF924 family protein, with the translated sequence MTGPEEILAFWLDKVGEKGWYLQDDALDQEIRTTFQKTWEEACEGRFSFWLTYPSGTLAYILLMDQFPRNMFRGEGKAFASDRAALSAAKVAINKKWDKKIDEPARQFFYLPLMHSENLCDQERCIRLMLERMPRTGTSNLLHARAHREVIRQFGRFPYRNEALHRASTAPELDYVMAGGYGETVRQVQAAG
- the lpdA gene encoding dihydrolipoyl dehydrogenase, with the translated sequence MAAQSYDVIVIGAGPGGYVAAIRAAQLGLKTCIVEREHMGGICLNWGCIPTKALLRSSEVFHLMERAKDFGLKAENIGYDLDAVVKRSRGVAKQLSSGIGHLMKKNKIAVVMGEASLPSKGKVSVKTDKGTEELTAKNIVLATGARARELPGLEADGDLVWTYKHALQPPRMPKKLLVIGSGAIGIEFASFYNTLGADTTVVEVMDRVLPVEDAEISAFAKKAFVKQGMKIMEKAMVKQLDRGKGKVTAHIEVGGKIEKQEFDTVISAVGIVGNVEGLGLEGLGVKVDRTHVVTDEYCRTGVDGLYAIGDIAGAPWLAHKASHEGVMVAELIAGKHAHPVKPESIAGCTYCQPQVASVGYTEAKAKELGYDIKVGRFPFIGNGKAIALGEAEGMVKTVFDAKTGELLGAHMVGAEVTELIQGYVVGRQLETTEEDLMNTVFPHPTLSEMMHESVLDAYGRVIHM